The segment CATTGCCGATTGTAAATTCGGTCAGCTCTTCTTTTTCATTCCATAATAATACTGAAAAAATATGATTTCCACTACTTTTTTGCTCATCGTACATTTTTCTATAAGTGGTTTTATGGAATAGGAAAGGATTCGTGCTGTTTATCGGAGAAGCCGCCAGCACACAGTTGACCGGTTCCTCTATTGGCGCCGTTTCTTGGGCTTCTCCGGAAACAGTCCCTGCTTTATCCATCAACAGCCTTACTTTAAAAATGCCCTTCGGATGCTCTTTCGCTAAACTCTCCAGCGCTCGCTCGACTTGGCCGCTATTTCCCGGGAAATTAAAATAATGGGAAGAATCCTTCAGCCGATTTAAATGATAAGACAGCAGCGGATACTTTCCATCTTCCAGTTTTAGTGACTCCAACAGATCAAAATCTGGCCGCCTTGCTGTCAGCACTTGCGCTTTTGTATACAGTTCCTGATACTCGCCTTCCGAAGTCGAGTCCCATGTTATGCCTCCGCCAACTCCGTAATGGGCGGTTTTCTCTTCTGCATCAACGATGACTGTTCGGATAGGAACATTGAAGACCGCATTTTTTTCAGGCGTGATAAAGCCGATTGCCCCGCAATACACTTCTCGAGGGGAATGCTCGAGTGCTGCGATTGTTTTCATGGTGCTGATTTTTGGAGCTCCGGTGATGGAACCACATGGAAATAATGCCTGGAACCAGGCCAGCACTGTTGCCTCAGAATCCAGTTCCGCTTCCACAGTTGATGTCAGCTGAAGAACTGTCGGATACGTCTCCACCTCGAACAGTTTTGCAGCAGTGACGGTTCCCGGTTTGGCCAGTCGGCTGAGGTCATTGCGAAGCAAATCGACGATCATTAGATTTTCTGCCCGTTCTTTTTCAGAAGCCAGCAGCCGGTCCGTGTTTGCTTCATCCTCTGATGTATTCCGGCCTCTTGGCGCTGTGCCTTTCATCGGTTTGGTCGTCAGTTTTCCATCTTTCACCCGGAAGAACAATTCAGGGGAAGCGGAAAGGATCCGGTACTTGCCCAAGTTCAAATAAGCGCTGTAGCCGGCTTGCTGATTTCTCGCTAATTGGCGATAAAACGACCGGTCGCTTCCGGTAAAGTTTGCATGGAGCCTGTCGGTATAATTCACTTGATACGTATGTCCTTCTTCAATGGCGTCTTTAATCCGCTCTATGCCGTTTTTGTACTGCTCTATTGAACTGGCGATTTTCCAGTCCGACACTTGGTACGGCTCTTCTTGAAGCTCTTGTTCAGGAGAAACAGGCTGCTCAAAAATACCGAACCAGACAAGCGGCATTTTTGCTCCTGCCTGTACCTTCATTTCCGGGTGAAACGCAGGTGCTGCTTCGTAAGCTACATAACCGGCTGCATAAAAGCCTTCTTGGACA is part of the Planococcus shenhongbingii genome and harbors:
- the pabB gene encoding aminodeoxychorismate synthase component I, which translates into the protein MTNPYLMFEFQNDSGKVEPIAFQNPIKVLETVKIEEVSAIMESVEQAVQEGFYAAGYVAYEAAPAFHPEMKVQAGAKMPLVWFGIFEQPVSPEQELQEEPYQVSDWKIASSIEQYKNGIERIKDAIEEGHTYQVNYTDRLHANFTGSDRSFYRQLARNQQAGYSAYLNLGKYRILSASPELFFRVKDGKLTTKPMKGTAPRGRNTSEDEANTDRLLASEKERAENLMIVDLLRNDLSRLAKPGTVTAAKLFEVETYPTVLQLTSTVEAELDSEATVLAWFQALFPCGSITGAPKISTMKTIAALEHSPREVYCGAIGFITPEKNAVFNVPIRTVIVDAEEKTAHYGVGGGITWDSTSEGEYQELYTKAQVLTARRPDFDLLESLKLEDGKYPLLSYHLNRLKDSSHYFNFPGNSGQVERALESLAKEHPKGIFKVRLLMDKAGTVSGEAQETAPIEEPVNCVLAASPINSTNPFLFHKTTYRKMYDEQKSSGNHIFSVLLWNEKEELTEFTIGNAVFEKAGKFFTPPVSCGLLPGTFRQYLLDREEIEEKVIHKKDLRDFEAVWFINSVRGWLRVEIH